One Paraburkholderia phymatum STM815 genomic window, GCTGATCTGCGAATACCTGGACGACGTCGTCCCGCAAACGCCGTTGATGCCCGCTACGCCACATGATCGTTACTTGGCGCGGCACTGGAACCTTTGGATCGAGCGCGAGGTACACGAAGCCACGGGCATGTTGACCTACGCTGTCATGGGCCAGCCACTGCTTGCCCAGCTCGACGCGCAACGGATCGCCGTTTTGCTTGACGCGATTCCTGATGTACGAGTTCGCGCCTGGCGAGCGACGGTACTCGAAAAGGGCCTCGACGCGCCGGGGCTAGCCGATGCGGTCCTCAAGATTCGCCGCTTCGTGCAGCGCATGGAGTCCATGCTCGACGGCCCGCACGGATGGCTCGCTGGAAACGCGTTCAGCCTCGCGGACGTCGCCGCATTACCTTACCTGATGCGCGCGGAGCATTTGGGGCTCGGCTCCCTCATGACGTTCGAGGATCACCCGCTCGTGCGGTCGTGGTATCTGCGGATGCAAAGCCGGCCGTCAATGCAACCTTCCCTTGTTCGCTACTTCGACGCCGACACACAGGCGCTGATGATGCGACTGGTCGTGGATGCGCAGCCGAAGCTCGAAGCGCTCGTGCGCGCAACAGCCTGAGGTGCGGCGATGGATCAACGGAATCTCTTCGATACGCCAGCGACCTATCGGCTCCTGCGCCTCGAGAATCTAGCCGGGTTGCTTGTCGCGCTAGCCATGCTCGCAACGCACTACACACAGGTACGATGGTGGACATTCGTGCTGCTGTTCGCGTACATCGACGCGATCGGCTATCTGCCTGGCGCCATTGCGTACCGGCGCGCACATGGCAGGTCGATCAGCCAGGCGTACTACTTCCTCTACAACAGCACGCACAGCCTGCTATCCGGTCTTGCCGTCGCCGGTATCTGGGCAATCGTCGTGGGCCCCGAATGGGCGCTGCTCGCTATACCGATTCATCTGTTTGGCGACCGCTCGATCTTCGGCAATTTTCTGAAGCCATTTGGCGTGAGCTTCGAGCCCGTCGCGCACCCCGCGTTTTCGCGCTTCCAGTCGAGCTATGCCAGCCACGCAGTGGACGACGAGCGGAGCCGTGATGTACCTCTCTGAACGGCAGTTCGCCCCCACCGAAGATGTGCGCGACGACGCTCGCGGCGTACTGGGCCGTCATGCCCAGCATCCGTCGGCCTGGCTCGCGATGAATCGCGATACGCGACACTTCTTCGTTCCCGGCATCGACGGCATGCTCGCCTACCGGCCGGCTGGCGCGCGCCATCTCGCACTCGTCGCGGGCATTCACGCTCCCGTCGCGCAACGGGACGTACTCCTCGACCGCTTCCTGGAATGGGCAAAGACTCAGAACCGGCGTGTTTTCGCACTGCAAATGCTACGGGATGACGCTGAACGGTTCGCCGAACGAGGTTTCCTCGTCAATCAGATTGGTGCGTCCTATGGCATTACGCTGTCAACGTTCAAGCTCGCCGGCGGACCCTTCATCAAGCTACGTAACAAGATTTCGCGTGCGCGCCGCAGTGGCATCGAAATCGCGGAATTGAATCGCGATTGCGCACCGACGCCGGCACTGACACAGGCTCTGCTGGACATCGACAAGCAATGGCTCAAGGCCAAGCGTGCGAAGGAACTCCAGTTCCTGATCGGCGAAGTGGGGGACATTCGCGCGCTGGATCACAGCGTCAAGCGTCTGTTCGTTGCGATGCGTGAAGGGAAGCCTGTCGCTTACATCCTCTACACCGTGTCTTTCGGTCAATACGCCGGCTGGATGCACGACCTCACGCGCCGACTTCCCGATGCGCCAGCTGGCGTCATGGAGGCAATCAACGCGCACGCGATCGATACGTTCAAGGCCGAAGGAGCGCTGATGCTGAACTTCGGCTTTACACC contains:
- a CDS encoding DUF2156 domain-containing protein, producing MYLSERQFAPTEDVRDDARGVLGRHAQHPSAWLAMNRDTRHFFVPGIDGMLAYRPAGARHLALVAGIHAPVAQRDVLLDRFLEWAKTQNRRVFALQMLRDDAERFAERGFLVNQIGASYGITLSTFKLAGGPFIKLRNKISRARRSGIEIAELNRDCAPTPALTQALLDIDKQWLKAKRAKELQFLIGEVGDIRALDHSVKRLFVAMREGKPVAYILYTVSFGQYAGWMHDLTRRLPDAPAGVMEAINAHAIDTFKAEGALMLNFGFTPLTSLAREHELPRASHPGTAWVFRKLAQHGSAIYPAADQLQYKLKWAPDVLLPEYVAFERGATAGSLWQFLRMTGAV
- a CDS encoding membrane protein translates to MDQRNLFDTPATYRLLRLENLAGLLVALAMLATHYTQVRWWTFVLLFAYIDAIGYLPGAIAYRRAHGRSISQAYYFLYNSTHSLLSGLAVAGIWAIVVGPEWALLAIPIHLFGDRSIFGNFLKPFGVSFEPVAHPAFSRFQSSYASHAVDDERSRDVPL
- a CDS encoding glutathione S-transferase family protein, which codes for MSRTAFVSNVSFLSCGNRETQIMLFLHHSPVSVSSQKVRMALAEKGLEWTDCIVDLLTGEHCQPAFRHLNEWAEVPVLMHGDMTLVDSWLICEYLDDVVPQTPLMPATPHDRYLARHWNLWIEREVHEATGMLTYAVMGQPLLAQLDAQRIAVLLDAIPDVRVRAWRATVLEKGLDAPGLADAVLKIRRFVQRMESMLDGPHGWLAGNAFSLADVAALPYLMRAEHLGLGSLMTFEDHPLVRSWYLRMQSRPSMQPSLVRYFDADTQALMMRLVVDAQPKLEALVRATA